In Athene noctua chromosome 7, bAthNoc1.hap1.1, whole genome shotgun sequence, the following proteins share a genomic window:
- the ARL4C gene encoding ADP-ribosylation factor-like protein 4C, producing the protein MGNISSNISAFQSLHIVMLGLDSAGKTTVLYRLKFNEFVNTVPTIGFNTEKIRLSNGTAKGISCHFWDVGGQEKLRPLWKSYSRCTDGIIYVVDSVDVDRLEEAKTELHKVTKFAENQGTPLLVIANKQDLPKSLPVAEIEKQLALHELTPSTTYHIQPACAIIGEGLTEGMDKLYEMILKRRKSLKQKKKR; encoded by the coding sequence ATGGGGAACATCTCCTCTAACATCTCCGCCTTCCAGTCCCTGCACATCGTCATGCTGGGCCTGGACTCGGCGGGGAAGACCACGGTGCTCTACCGGTTGAAGTTCAACGAGTTCGTCAACACCGTGCCCACCATCGGTTTCAACACGGAGAAGATCCGGCTGAGCAACGGGACGGCCAAGGGCATCAGCTGCCACTTTTGGGATGTGGGTGGTCAGGAGAAGCTGCGCCCGCTCTGGAAGTCCTACAGCCGCTGCACCGATGGCATCATCTACGTGGTGGACTCAGTGGACGTGGACCGGCTGGAGGAGGCCAAAACAGAGCTGCACAAGGTGACCAAGTTCGCCGAGAACCAGGGCACCCCGCTGCTGGTCATCGCCAACAAGCAGGACCTGCCCAAGTCCCTGCCGGTGGCCGAGATCGAGAAGCAGCTGGCCCTCCACGAGCTGACCCCTTCCACCACCTACCACATCCAGCCCGCCTGCGCCATCATCGGCGAGGGGCTGACGGAGGGCATGGACAAGCTCTACGAGATGATCCTGAAGCGGAGGAAGTCCCTCAAGCAGAAGAAGAAGCGGTAG